The following proteins are encoded in a genomic region of Glycine soja cultivar W05 chromosome 17, ASM419377v2, whole genome shotgun sequence:
- the LOC114392828 gene encoding transcription factor MYB36-like, with amino-acid sequence MGRAPCCDKNNVKKGPWSPEEDATLKTYIEKNGTGGNWIALPQKIGLKRCGKSCRLRWLNYLRPNIKHGGFTEEEDNIICSLYISIGSRWSIIAAQLPGRTDNDIKNYWNTRLKKKLLGRRKQSNFSSKDTNNGIEENSYSNALSTSALERLQLHMQLQSLQNPFSFYNNPALWPKLHPIQEKMIHSLQSLNDGSNPVMQNALPNSPHDEQGQKGEFYKPQHDGAKINNPDQVHLLENIPLSNSGVPFVASGSSTNPMHSSLAPRSEAIHVQTNNNVGFQQLGALQNELDEILNNRTMGYVPQEDHDMASGFDCFREMNDSKDSLIWWSNDSDTKSASSNSWESSATPALLTQGMFQDYELGYSL; translated from the exons ATGGGTAGAGCTCCATGCTGTGACAAGAACAACGTGAAGAAAGGACCATGGTCTCCTGAAGAGGATGCTACACTCAAAACCTATATTGAAAAGAATGGAACTGGTGGCAATTGGATTGCTCTTCCTCAGAAAATTG GGCTCAAGAGGTGTGGAAAGAGTTGCAGACTTAGGTGGTTAAATTACTTGAGACCTAATATCAAACATGGTGGATTTACTGAAGAAGAAGACAACATCATCTGCAGCCTTTACATTAGCATTGGAAGCAG GTGGTCCATAATTGCTGCTCAGTTACCTGGAAGGACAGATAACGACATCAAGAACTATTGGAACACTAGATTGAAGAAGAAACTGCTCGGGAGGCGCAAACAATCTAACTTCAGCTCAAAAGACACAAACAATGGAATAGAGGAGAATTCTTATTCAAATGCCCTTAGTACTTCAGCTCTTGAAAGACTCCAACTGCACATGCAACTTCAAAGCCTCCAAAACCCTTTCTCTTTCTACAATAACCCTGCGCTGTGGCCtaagttgcatcctatccaagAAAAGATGATCCATAGCCTACAATCTTTGAATGATGGCTCTAACCCTGTGATGCAAAATGCTTTGCCTAATTCCCCACATGATGAACAAGGACAAAAGGGTGAGTTTTACAAGCCTCAACATGATGGTGCAAAGATCAATAACCCTGATCAGGTTCATCTTTTGGAGAATATTCCTTTGAGTAACAGTGGAGTTCCCTTTGTTGCTTCTGGGAGTAGTACTAATCCAATGCACTCAAGTCTTGCACCAAGATCTGAGGCTATTCATGTGCAGACTAACAATAATGTGGGATTTCAGCAACTTGGTGCACTGCAAAATGAACTAGATGAGATTCTCAACAACAGAACAATGGGTTATGTGCCACAGGAAGATCATGATATGGCTTCAGGGTTTGATTGTTTCAGAGAGATGAATGACTCAAAGGATAGCTTGATTTGGTGGTCCAATGATTCTGATACCAAATCAGCATCCTCAAATTCCTGGGAATCATCTGCTACTCCGGCTCTTCTAACACAAGGGATGTTCCAAGATTATGAACTGGGTTACAGCCTGTAG
- the LOC114393298 gene encoding FGGY carbohydrate kinase domain-containing protein-like isoform X1 produces the protein MSGTRRVSSDTHSLSVEMAASSSSPDEPSRSVFLGVDVGTGSARAGLFDEEGKLLGSSSSSIQIWKDGACVEQSSTDIWLAVCAAVKAACSKAEVAPTEVKGMGFAATCSLVAVDSDSSPVSVSWSGDSRRNVIVWMDHRAVEQAERINSSKSPVLEYCGGAVSPEMEPPKLLWVKENLQESWSMVFRWMDLSDWLSYRATGDDTRSLCTTVCKWTYLGHAHMQHVNDKESRDMEACGWDDDFWEEIGLGDLIEGHHAKIGRSVAFPGHPLGSGLTPTAAKELGLVPGIPVGTSLIDAHAGGVGVIESVPPSEAEEHDMEAICNRMVLVCGTSTCHMAVSRSKLFIPGVWGPFWSAMVPEYWLTEGGQSATGALLDHIIENHAASARLANQAATQKISLFELLNKMLETMIVELNLSFIAALTEDVHVLPDFHGNRSPIADPKAKGVIYGLTLDTSDKQLALLYLATVQGIAYGTRHIVEHCNAHGHKINTLLACGGLSKNPIFMQEHADIIGCPIILPRESESVLLGAAILGAVATRKYHSLSEAMKALNAAGQVIHPSKDPKVKKYHDAKYKIFRGLYEQQFSYRSTMAQALS, from the exons ATGTCCGGCACAAGAAGGGTTTCGTCCGATACACACTCTCTCTCCGTCGAAATGgccgcttcttcttcctctcccgACGAGCCTTCTCGCTCCGTCTTCCTCGGCGTCGACGTCGGCACCGGCAGCGCTCGTGCAG GTCTATTTGACGAGGAAGGAAAGCTTCTTGGTTCATCTAGCAGCTCAATACAAATATGGAAAGACGGTGCCTGTGTTGAG CAATCCTCTACAGATATATGGCTTGCAGTTTGTGCAGCTGTAAAAGCAGCTTGCTCTAAAGCTGAAGTTGCACCAACAGAAGTAAAGGGTATGGGATTTGCTGCTACTTGTTCTCTTG TTGCTGTGGATTCCGACAGCTCACCTGTTTCAGTTTCTTGGAGTGGTGATTCAAGAAGAAATGTGATTGTATGGATGGATCATAGAGCTGTAGAACAAGCCGAAAGGATCAATTCCTCTAAATCACCTGTATTGGAGTACTGTGGTGGAGCTGTTTCACCTGAAATGGAGCCACCAAAG CTTCTATGGGTTAAAGAAAATTTGCAAGAATCTTGGTCAATGGTTTTCAGGTGGATGGACTTAAGCGATTGGTTGTCATACAG GGCAACCGGTGATGATACTCGCAGTCTATGCACCACAGTTTGTAAATGGACATATCTGGGTCATGCACACATGCAGCATGTCAATGATAAAGAGTCTCGAGACATGGAAGCTTGTGGATGGGATGATGATTTTTGGGAGGAAATTGGTTTGGGTGATCTTATTGAAGGACATCATGCGAAGATAG GACGAAGTGTTGCTTTCCCTGGCCATCCTTTGGGTTCTGGCCTTACTCCTACTGCAGCAAAG GAACTGGGTCTGGTACCAGGAATTCCTGTTGGGACATCATTAATTGATGCTCATGCTGGTGGCGTGGGGGTAATTGAAAGTGTGCCACCATCAGAAGCTGAAG AACATGACATGGAAGCAATTTGCAACCGTATGGTGTTAGTTTGTGGAACTTCTACATGCCATATGGCTGTATCGCGGAGCAAATTGTTCATACCTGGGGTTTGGGGTCCATTTTGGTCAG CAATGGTACCAGAATATTGGCTAACGGAAGGTGGGCAGAGTGCTACTGGTGCATTATTGGATCATATAATTGAAAACCATGCTGCTTCTGCACGCCTTGCAAATCAAGCTGCTACCCAAA AGATTTCATTGTTTGAGCTTCTGAACAAGATGTTGGAAACAATGATAGTTGAGCTGAACCTATCCTTTATTGCTGCCTTGACTGAAGATGTACATGTTCTTCCTGACTTCCATGGGAATAG GTCACCCATTGCAGATCCAAAAGCAAAAGGAGTCATCTATGGTTTGACACTTGACACAAGTGACAAACAGTTGGCTCTTCTTTACCTGGCTACTGTGCAGGGCATTGCATATGGCACACGTCACATTGTAGAGCATTGCAATGCTCATGGTCACAAA ATAAACACACTACTTGCATGTGGCGGCCTTTCAAAGAATCCTATCTTCATGCAGGAACATGCTGATATTATTG GTTGCCCTATAATTCTTCCAAGGGAAAGTGAATCTGTGCTCTTGGGTGCTGCTATTCTGGGTGCCGTTGCTACAAGAAAATATCATAGCCTTAGCGAGGCCATGAAAGCCCTGAATGCAGCTGGCCAG GTCATTCATCCATCTAAGGATCCAAAGGTAAAAAAGTACCATGATGCCAAATACAAGATCTTCCGTGGCCTTTATGAACAGCAGTTCTCATATCGTTCTACGATGGCCCAAGCCTTGTCATAG
- the LOC114393298 gene encoding FGGY carbohydrate kinase domain-containing protein-like isoform X4 has product MDHRAVEQAERINSSKSPVLEYCGGAVSPEMEPPKLLWVKENLQESWSMVFRWMDLSDWLSYRATGDDTRSLCTTVCKWTYLGHAHMQHVNDKESRDMEACGWDDDFWEEIGLGDLIEGHHAKIGRSVAFPGHPLGSGLTPTAAKELGLVPGIPVGTSLIDAHAGGVGVIESVPPSEAEEHDMEAICNRMVLVCGTSTCHMAVSRSKLFIPGVWGPFWSAMVPEYWLTEGGQSATGALLDHIIENHAASARLANQAATQKISLFELLNKMLETMIVELNLSFIAALTEDVHVLPDFHGNRSPIADPKAKGVIYGLTLDTSDKQLALLYLATVQGIAYGTRHIVEHCNAHGHKINTLLACGGLSKNPIFMQEHADIIGCPIILPRESESVLLGAAILGAVATRKYHSLSEAMKALNAAGQVIHPSKDPKVKKYHDAKYKIFRGLYEQQFSYRSTMAQALS; this is encoded by the exons ATGGATCATAGAGCTGTAGAACAAGCCGAAAGGATCAATTCCTCTAAATCACCTGTATTGGAGTACTGTGGTGGAGCTGTTTCACCTGAAATGGAGCCACCAAAG CTTCTATGGGTTAAAGAAAATTTGCAAGAATCTTGGTCAATGGTTTTCAGGTGGATGGACTTAAGCGATTGGTTGTCATACAG GGCAACCGGTGATGATACTCGCAGTCTATGCACCACAGTTTGTAAATGGACATATCTGGGTCATGCACACATGCAGCATGTCAATGATAAAGAGTCTCGAGACATGGAAGCTTGTGGATGGGATGATGATTTTTGGGAGGAAATTGGTTTGGGTGATCTTATTGAAGGACATCATGCGAAGATAG GACGAAGTGTTGCTTTCCCTGGCCATCCTTTGGGTTCTGGCCTTACTCCTACTGCAGCAAAG GAACTGGGTCTGGTACCAGGAATTCCTGTTGGGACATCATTAATTGATGCTCATGCTGGTGGCGTGGGGGTAATTGAAAGTGTGCCACCATCAGAAGCTGAAG AACATGACATGGAAGCAATTTGCAACCGTATGGTGTTAGTTTGTGGAACTTCTACATGCCATATGGCTGTATCGCGGAGCAAATTGTTCATACCTGGGGTTTGGGGTCCATTTTGGTCAG CAATGGTACCAGAATATTGGCTAACGGAAGGTGGGCAGAGTGCTACTGGTGCATTATTGGATCATATAATTGAAAACCATGCTGCTTCTGCACGCCTTGCAAATCAAGCTGCTACCCAAA AGATTTCATTGTTTGAGCTTCTGAACAAGATGTTGGAAACAATGATAGTTGAGCTGAACCTATCCTTTATTGCTGCCTTGACTGAAGATGTACATGTTCTTCCTGACTTCCATGGGAATAG GTCACCCATTGCAGATCCAAAAGCAAAAGGAGTCATCTATGGTTTGACACTTGACACAAGTGACAAACAGTTGGCTCTTCTTTACCTGGCTACTGTGCAGGGCATTGCATATGGCACACGTCACATTGTAGAGCATTGCAATGCTCATGGTCACAAA ATAAACACACTACTTGCATGTGGCGGCCTTTCAAAGAATCCTATCTTCATGCAGGAACATGCTGATATTATTG GTTGCCCTATAATTCTTCCAAGGGAAAGTGAATCTGTGCTCTTGGGTGCTGCTATTCTGGGTGCCGTTGCTACAAGAAAATATCATAGCCTTAGCGAGGCCATGAAAGCCCTGAATGCAGCTGGCCAG GTCATTCATCCATCTAAGGATCCAAAGGTAAAAAAGTACCATGATGCCAAATACAAGATCTTCCGTGGCCTTTATGAACAGCAGTTCTCATATCGTTCTACGATGGCCCAAGCCTTGTCATAG
- the LOC114393298 gene encoding FGGY carbohydrate kinase domain-containing protein-like isoform X2, translating to MSGTRRVSSDTHSLSVEMAASSSSPDEPSRSVFLGVDVGTGSARAGLFDEEGKLLGSSSSSIQIWKDGACVEQSSTDIWLAVCAAVKAACSKAEVAPTEVKVAVDSDSSPVSVSWSGDSRRNVIVWMDHRAVEQAERINSSKSPVLEYCGGAVSPEMEPPKLLWVKENLQESWSMVFRWMDLSDWLSYRATGDDTRSLCTTVCKWTYLGHAHMQHVNDKESRDMEACGWDDDFWEEIGLGDLIEGHHAKIGRSVAFPGHPLGSGLTPTAAKELGLVPGIPVGTSLIDAHAGGVGVIESVPPSEAEEHDMEAICNRMVLVCGTSTCHMAVSRSKLFIPGVWGPFWSAMVPEYWLTEGGQSATGALLDHIIENHAASARLANQAATQKISLFELLNKMLETMIVELNLSFIAALTEDVHVLPDFHGNRSPIADPKAKGVIYGLTLDTSDKQLALLYLATVQGIAYGTRHIVEHCNAHGHKINTLLACGGLSKNPIFMQEHADIIGCPIILPRESESVLLGAAILGAVATRKYHSLSEAMKALNAAGQVIHPSKDPKVKKYHDAKYKIFRGLYEQQFSYRSTMAQALS from the exons ATGTCCGGCACAAGAAGGGTTTCGTCCGATACACACTCTCTCTCCGTCGAAATGgccgcttcttcttcctctcccgACGAGCCTTCTCGCTCCGTCTTCCTCGGCGTCGACGTCGGCACCGGCAGCGCTCGTGCAG GTCTATTTGACGAGGAAGGAAAGCTTCTTGGTTCATCTAGCAGCTCAATACAAATATGGAAAGACGGTGCCTGTGTTGAG CAATCCTCTACAGATATATGGCTTGCAGTTTGTGCAGCTGTAAAAGCAGCTTGCTCTAAAGCTGAAGTTGCACCAACAGAAGTAAAGG TTGCTGTGGATTCCGACAGCTCACCTGTTTCAGTTTCTTGGAGTGGTGATTCAAGAAGAAATGTGATTGTATGGATGGATCATAGAGCTGTAGAACAAGCCGAAAGGATCAATTCCTCTAAATCACCTGTATTGGAGTACTGTGGTGGAGCTGTTTCACCTGAAATGGAGCCACCAAAG CTTCTATGGGTTAAAGAAAATTTGCAAGAATCTTGGTCAATGGTTTTCAGGTGGATGGACTTAAGCGATTGGTTGTCATACAG GGCAACCGGTGATGATACTCGCAGTCTATGCACCACAGTTTGTAAATGGACATATCTGGGTCATGCACACATGCAGCATGTCAATGATAAAGAGTCTCGAGACATGGAAGCTTGTGGATGGGATGATGATTTTTGGGAGGAAATTGGTTTGGGTGATCTTATTGAAGGACATCATGCGAAGATAG GACGAAGTGTTGCTTTCCCTGGCCATCCTTTGGGTTCTGGCCTTACTCCTACTGCAGCAAAG GAACTGGGTCTGGTACCAGGAATTCCTGTTGGGACATCATTAATTGATGCTCATGCTGGTGGCGTGGGGGTAATTGAAAGTGTGCCACCATCAGAAGCTGAAG AACATGACATGGAAGCAATTTGCAACCGTATGGTGTTAGTTTGTGGAACTTCTACATGCCATATGGCTGTATCGCGGAGCAAATTGTTCATACCTGGGGTTTGGGGTCCATTTTGGTCAG CAATGGTACCAGAATATTGGCTAACGGAAGGTGGGCAGAGTGCTACTGGTGCATTATTGGATCATATAATTGAAAACCATGCTGCTTCTGCACGCCTTGCAAATCAAGCTGCTACCCAAA AGATTTCATTGTTTGAGCTTCTGAACAAGATGTTGGAAACAATGATAGTTGAGCTGAACCTATCCTTTATTGCTGCCTTGACTGAAGATGTACATGTTCTTCCTGACTTCCATGGGAATAG GTCACCCATTGCAGATCCAAAAGCAAAAGGAGTCATCTATGGTTTGACACTTGACACAAGTGACAAACAGTTGGCTCTTCTTTACCTGGCTACTGTGCAGGGCATTGCATATGGCACACGTCACATTGTAGAGCATTGCAATGCTCATGGTCACAAA ATAAACACACTACTTGCATGTGGCGGCCTTTCAAAGAATCCTATCTTCATGCAGGAACATGCTGATATTATTG GTTGCCCTATAATTCTTCCAAGGGAAAGTGAATCTGTGCTCTTGGGTGCTGCTATTCTGGGTGCCGTTGCTACAAGAAAATATCATAGCCTTAGCGAGGCCATGAAAGCCCTGAATGCAGCTGGCCAG GTCATTCATCCATCTAAGGATCCAAAGGTAAAAAAGTACCATGATGCCAAATACAAGATCTTCCGTGGCCTTTATGAACAGCAGTTCTCATATCGTTCTACGATGGCCCAAGCCTTGTCATAG
- the LOC114393298 gene encoding FGGY carbohydrate kinase domain-containing protein-like isoform X3 — translation MGFAATCSLVAVDSDSSPVSVSWSGDSRRNVIVWMDHRAVEQAERINSSKSPVLEYCGGAVSPEMEPPKLLWVKENLQESWSMVFRWMDLSDWLSYRATGDDTRSLCTTVCKWTYLGHAHMQHVNDKESRDMEACGWDDDFWEEIGLGDLIEGHHAKIGRSVAFPGHPLGSGLTPTAAKELGLVPGIPVGTSLIDAHAGGVGVIESVPPSEAEEHDMEAICNRMVLVCGTSTCHMAVSRSKLFIPGVWGPFWSAMVPEYWLTEGGQSATGALLDHIIENHAASARLANQAATQKISLFELLNKMLETMIVELNLSFIAALTEDVHVLPDFHGNRSPIADPKAKGVIYGLTLDTSDKQLALLYLATVQGIAYGTRHIVEHCNAHGHKINTLLACGGLSKNPIFMQEHADIIGCPIILPRESESVLLGAAILGAVATRKYHSLSEAMKALNAAGQVIHPSKDPKVKKYHDAKYKIFRGLYEQQFSYRSTMAQALS, via the exons ATGGGATTTGCTGCTACTTGTTCTCTTG TTGCTGTGGATTCCGACAGCTCACCTGTTTCAGTTTCTTGGAGTGGTGATTCAAGAAGAAATGTGATTGTATGGATGGATCATAGAGCTGTAGAACAAGCCGAAAGGATCAATTCCTCTAAATCACCTGTATTGGAGTACTGTGGTGGAGCTGTTTCACCTGAAATGGAGCCACCAAAG CTTCTATGGGTTAAAGAAAATTTGCAAGAATCTTGGTCAATGGTTTTCAGGTGGATGGACTTAAGCGATTGGTTGTCATACAG GGCAACCGGTGATGATACTCGCAGTCTATGCACCACAGTTTGTAAATGGACATATCTGGGTCATGCACACATGCAGCATGTCAATGATAAAGAGTCTCGAGACATGGAAGCTTGTGGATGGGATGATGATTTTTGGGAGGAAATTGGTTTGGGTGATCTTATTGAAGGACATCATGCGAAGATAG GACGAAGTGTTGCTTTCCCTGGCCATCCTTTGGGTTCTGGCCTTACTCCTACTGCAGCAAAG GAACTGGGTCTGGTACCAGGAATTCCTGTTGGGACATCATTAATTGATGCTCATGCTGGTGGCGTGGGGGTAATTGAAAGTGTGCCACCATCAGAAGCTGAAG AACATGACATGGAAGCAATTTGCAACCGTATGGTGTTAGTTTGTGGAACTTCTACATGCCATATGGCTGTATCGCGGAGCAAATTGTTCATACCTGGGGTTTGGGGTCCATTTTGGTCAG CAATGGTACCAGAATATTGGCTAACGGAAGGTGGGCAGAGTGCTACTGGTGCATTATTGGATCATATAATTGAAAACCATGCTGCTTCTGCACGCCTTGCAAATCAAGCTGCTACCCAAA AGATTTCATTGTTTGAGCTTCTGAACAAGATGTTGGAAACAATGATAGTTGAGCTGAACCTATCCTTTATTGCTGCCTTGACTGAAGATGTACATGTTCTTCCTGACTTCCATGGGAATAG GTCACCCATTGCAGATCCAAAAGCAAAAGGAGTCATCTATGGTTTGACACTTGACACAAGTGACAAACAGTTGGCTCTTCTTTACCTGGCTACTGTGCAGGGCATTGCATATGGCACACGTCACATTGTAGAGCATTGCAATGCTCATGGTCACAAA ATAAACACACTACTTGCATGTGGCGGCCTTTCAAAGAATCCTATCTTCATGCAGGAACATGCTGATATTATTG GTTGCCCTATAATTCTTCCAAGGGAAAGTGAATCTGTGCTCTTGGGTGCTGCTATTCTGGGTGCCGTTGCTACAAGAAAATATCATAGCCTTAGCGAGGCCATGAAAGCCCTGAATGCAGCTGGCCAG GTCATTCATCCATCTAAGGATCCAAAGGTAAAAAAGTACCATGATGCCAAATACAAGATCTTCCGTGGCCTTTATGAACAGCAGTTCTCATATCGTTCTACGATGGCCCAAGCCTTGTCATAG
- the LOC114393316 gene encoding uncharacterized protein LOC114393316, whose translation MCNKGFQCLSQCESVIDHRQGFIMDSPIRSPATGSGSGSGEDNRRVKFLCSFLGSIMPRPQDGKLRYVGGETRIVSVPRDISYEELMGRMRELYDGAAVLKYQQPDEDLDALVSVVNDDDVVNMMEEYDKLGSGDGFTRLRIFLFSQSEQDGSSHFIDGDDSERRYVDALNSLNDGSNSDFRRLQQGEFSMMSPVEDIHVAADQFYNPINVESGIHSQRSGDLSMSPYNMHHLTVQHPQALGQRYNEMDAPWNPAYYSPRHHGLHDFPSSPSGTRYRVPFPELPDKCIDRVPEEYARHHVNHHPVYDNQPQYSENVMWMPAHGEKSAFPGNIIHSPHVVDENSICEQCRMGFHRGQPHLEHSNISNGVPQVGNLCAECPPPNRDTFAADAKLHSAIYPNEPSNDHRSVFNDTQNHERGWGLQHPTARVEESRVHVSLGHGSVTDAHNLPSNYVHQQAGPELGTELFPEQTVTPVPPIQFPPLEDCNVRYGNSASPYGVDSNYAVPRGLPPGFWRNTPVPVHIGPSYEAATSPQPVNGLMNAAGLIRGEASPGFFIGPDSQNHWVDSSQKLTGHDGTAIPEYPYAHALNPLPLGQENQHPVIVDFIHPPQDMNAGTCLKPLQLPKSSFNMVPNQQVLRDDTHLTEAKSFESNGLIGEGIVVKIEDNVQNPGTQTISFSVQNKIAENACEAAAASSVESNNLKSKPEADCVHVEKLADKDPSVPEDSKHLVDQFSFLPELIASVKKAALEDAVQLKAAVDEHADSPNHNSDTKDETTNEVEPANAHGDLELDSENDHVDTNKIEPTRAEEEAIAKGLQTIKNDDLEEIRELGSGTYGAVYHGKWKGSDVAIKRIKASCFAGRPSERARLIADFWKEALMLSSLHHPNVVSFYGIVRDGPDGSLATVTEFMINGSLKQFLHKKDRTIDRRKRLIIAMDAAFGMEYLHGKNIVHFDLKCENLLVNMRDPQRPICKIGDLGLSKVKQHTLVSGGVRGTLPWMAPELLSGKSNMVSEKIDVYSFGIVMWELLTGNEPYADMHCASIIGGIVNNTLRPQIPTWCDPEWKSLMESCWASDPVERPSFSEISKKLRSMAASMNLK comes from the exons ATGTGTAATAAAGGGTTTCAATGCTTGAGCCAGTGTGAGAGTGTAATTGATCATAGGCAAGGATTCATCATGGATAGTCCAATTCGATCGCCGGCCACCGGTTCAGGTTCCGGTTCCGGTGAAGATAACCGGCGTGTTAAGTTCTTGTGCAGCTTCCTGGGAAGCATAATGCCTCGCCCCCAAGATGGGAAGCTGCGTTATGTTGGCGGCGAGACGCGAATTGTTAGTGTTCCGAGGGATATTAGCTATGAGGAGTTGATGGGGAGGATGAGAGAGCTGTATGATGGGGCTGCTGTGTTGAAGTACCAGCAGCCTGATGAGGATCTTGATGCTCTTGTCTCTGTTGTCAATGATGATGATGTGGTTAACATGATGGAGGAGTATGACAAGTTAGGGTCAGGAGATGGATTCACTAGGCTCAGGATTTTTCTCTTTTCGCAATCCGAACAGGATGGTTCCTCTCATTTCATTGATGGGGATGATTCTGAGAGGAGGTATGTTGATGCATTGAATAGTTTAAACGATGGTTCTAATTCTGACTTTAGGAGGTTGCAACAAGGTGAGTTTTCTATGATGAGTCCTGTTGAGGATATTCATGTGGCTGCTGATCAGTTCTATAATCCAATCAATGTGGAAAGTGGGATTCATAGTCAGAGAAGTGGGGACCTATCTATGTCGCCTTATAATATGCATCATCTCACTGTCCAGCACCCGCAAGCTTTAGGCCAGAGGTACAATGAAATGGATGCTCCTTGGAATCCTGCCTATTACTCTCCTAggcatcatggcctccatgacTTTCCATCTTCTCCTTCCGGTACAAGGTATCGCGTGCCATTTCCCGAGTTACCAGATAAGTGCATTGATAGAGTGCCGGAAGAGTATGCGCGACATCACGTAAATCATCATCCTGTGTACGACAATCAGCCGCAATATTCTGAAAATGTTATGTGGATGCCAGCACATGGCGAAAAGTCGGCTTTTCCAGGCAATATTATTCATAGTCCTCATGTTGTTGATGAGAACAGTATATGTGAGCAGTGTCGCATGGGTTTTCATAGAGGCCAACCACATCTGGAGCATTCTAATATAAGTAATGGAGTTCCACAGGTTGGTAATCTATGTGCAGAATGCCCCCCACCAAATAGGGATACTTTTGCTGCTGATGCAAAGTTACACTCGGCAATCTATCCCAATGAACCCAGTAATGATCATAGGTCTGTTTTTAATGATACTCAGAATCACGAGAGAGGATGGGGCTTGCAGCATCCAACTGCTCGAGTTGAGGAATCAAGAGTGCATGTCTCTCTTGGGCATGGTAGTGTGACTGATGCTCATAACTTGCCTTCCAATTATGTTCACCAGCAGGCTGGACCTGAATTGGGGACCGAACTGTTCCCTGAACAAACCGTGACTCCTGTACCTCCTATACAATTTCCTCCACTGGAAGATTGCAATGTGCGGTATGGAAATTCAGCTTCTCCTTATGGAGTAGATAGTAATTACGCTGTGCCGCGTGGACTTCCACCTGGTTTCTGGAGAAACACTCCAGTTCCTGTTCATATTGGACCATCTTATGAGGCTGCTACTTCACCTCAGCCGGTGAATGGTTTGATGAATGCAGCAGGATTAATCCGAGGAGAGGCCAGTCCAGGGTTTTTCATTGGACCAGATAGTCAAAATCATTGGGTTGATTCCTCACAGAAATTAACAGGACATGATGGTACAGCCATCCCAGAATATCCTTATGCACATGCTCTGAATCCATTGCCCCTTGGTCAAGAAAATCAACACCCGGTTATTGTAGATTTCATTCATCCCCCACAGGACATGAATGCTGGTACCTGCTTGAAACCCTTGCAGCTGCCAAAATCCTCTTTTAATATGGTTCCCAATCAACAGGTTTTAAGAGACGATACTCATTTGACTGAAGCAAAGAGTTTTGAATCTAATGGTTTGATTGGTGAAGGAATAGTGGTAAAAATTGAGGACAATGTTCAAAACCCTGGCACCCAGACTATATCTTTTTCAGTGCAAAATAAAATTGCTGAGAATGCATGCGAAGCTGCTGCTGCTTCTTCTGTTGAGTCTAACAATTTAAAGTCAAAACCTGAAGCAGACTGCGTGCATGTTGAGAAACTGGCTGATAAGGACCCTTCTGTTCCAGAAGATTCTAAACATTTAGTTGATCAATTCAGTTTCTTGCCTGAGTTGATTGCTTCTGTAAAAAAGGCTGCATTAGAAGATGCTGTGCAGTTGAAAGCTGCAGTCGATGAGCATGCTGATTCTCCGAATCACAATTCAGATACCAAAGATGAAACAACAAATGAAGTAGAACCAGCG AATGCTCATGGTGATTTAGAATTGGACTCTGAAAATGACCATGTAGATACTAATAAAATTGAGCCTACAAGGGCTGAGGAAGAAGCAATTGCTAAGGGATTACAG ACtattaaaaatgatgatttggaggAGATCCGTGAGCTTGGTTCTGGAACCTATGGAGCTGTTTATCATGGGAAATGGAAAGGTTCCGACGTTGCCATTAAGAGAATAAAAGCCAGTTGTTTTGCTGGAAGGCCATCTGAAAGAGCAAGATTG ATCGCAGACTTCTGGAAGGAGGCATTGATGTTGAGTTCATTGCATCATCCAAATGTTGTCTCCTTTTATGGCATTGTTCGTGATGGCCCCGATGGTTCTTTAGCAACAGTCACAGAGTTCATGATTAATGGATCTTTGAAACAGTTCTTGCATAAGAAAGATAG AACAATAGATCGTCGTAAGAGGCTCATTATAGCCATGGATGCTGCATTTGGGATGGAGTATTTGCATGGAAAAAACATTGTGCATTTTGATTTGAAATGTGAGAATCTATTGGTCAATATGAGAGATCCTCAACGGCCTATCTGCAAG ATTGGTGATTTGGGTTTATCAAAGGTTAAACAGCACACTCTAGTGTCTGGTGGAGTACGGGGGACCTTGCCTTGGATGGCTCCTGAACTTCTTAGTGGGAAAAGCAATATGGTGTCAGAGAAG ATTGATGTCTACTCATTCGGTATAGTCATGTGGGAATTACTCACAGGGAATGAACCCTATGCTGATATGCATTGTGCTTCAATAATAG GAGGAATTGTGAACAACACTTTACGTCCTCAAATCCCAACTTGGTGTGATCCTGAGTGGAAATCTCTAATGGAAAGTTGTTGGGCTTCTGATCCTGTAGAAAGACCATCTTTTTCAGAAATTTCCAAGAAGCTGAGGAGTATGGCTGCTTCAATGAATTTGAAATAG